A single genomic interval of Heteronotia binoei isolate CCM8104 ecotype False Entrance Well chromosome 11, APGP_CSIRO_Hbin_v1, whole genome shotgun sequence harbors:
- the COMMD5 gene encoding COMM domain-containing protein 5 — translation MAAGGKAVSPPYPHPGVIGESSLSRVSFLGARSPPEVEAMAKSVRDLGKETFRKLLKVTVSALEGRDCRESVKTIAESTNLSDEQLAILISGMYTLLREALRLPASSLKEEVFKEDLKELRIPEEFIVDFATVAFGNRRPILEATIQSQANKLPRIKDFRWRVDVAISTSSLARALQPSILMQMKLSDGTAHRFEVPLAKFEELRYNVALILKDMNDLEKRSILKIQD, via the exons ATGGCGGCGGGGGGGAAGGCCGTGTCCCCTCCCTACCCGCACCCGGGCGTGATCGGGGAGAGCAGCCTGAGCAGAGTCAGTTTTCTGGGGGCTCGTTCGCCCCCGGAGGTGGAAGCGATGGCTAAGAGTGTTCGGGACCTGGGCAAAGAAACCTTCCGGAAACTACTGAAAG TCACCGTTAGTGCGTTAGAAGGAAGAGACTGCAGAGAGTCTGTGAAAACTATTGCTGAAAGCACCAATCTCTCAGATGAGCAGCTCGCGATCCTCATATCTGGCATGTATACCCTTCTCAGAGAGGCCTTGAGGCTTCCAGCTTCCTCTCTGAAAGAAGAG GTTTTTAAAGAAGATCTGAAGGAGCTTAG GATCCCAGAAGAATTCATTGTGGACTTTGCCACCGTAGCCTTTGGAAATAG GCGACCCATTCTTGAAGCCACAATTCAGAGTCAAGCCAACAAGCTGCCcagaatcaaagatttcaggtggAGAGTGGATGTGGCTATCTCTACCAG CTCCTTGGCTCGTGCCTTGCAGCCATCCATCTTGATGCAGATGAAGCTTTCAGATGGGACAGCTCATCGCTTTGAA GTACCCCTTGCAAAGTTTGAAGAACTAAGATACAATGTTGCCTTGATCCTGAAGGACATGAATGACCTGGAGAAAAGAAGCATTCTAAAGATTCAGGACTGA